A single Muntiacus reevesi chromosome 9, mMunRee1.1, whole genome shotgun sequence DNA region contains:
- the CD3D gene encoding T-cell surface glycoprotein CD3 delta chain, with protein sequence MEHSRFLSGLILAALLSQVNPSNLKLMELEDKVILKCNSSITVLQGTAGQEMSSNKSLDLGKRIQDPRGMYQCGNENAKSTLQIYFRMCQNCVELDSATLAGIVITDIIATVLLALGVYCFAGHETGRFSRAADTQALMGNDQLYQPLRERNDAQYSRLGDKWARNK encoded by the exons ATGGAGCATAGCAGGTTTCTCTCTGGCCTGATACTGGCTGCCCTTCTCTCCCAAG tgaATCCCAGCAATCTAAAACTGATGGAACTAGAGGACAAAGTAATTTTGAAATGCAATTCCAGCATCACAGTGCTACAAGGAACAGCAGGACAAGAGATGTCAAGCAATAAAAGTCTGGACTTAGGAAAACGTATCCAGGACCCAAGAGGAATGTATCAGTGCGGCAATGAAAACGCCAAATCTACTCTGCAAATATACTTTCGAA TGTGCCAGAACTGCGTGGAGCTGGACTCAGCCACCCTGGCAGGCATCGTCATCACCGACATCATTGCCACTGTACTCCTTGCTTTGGGTGTCTACTGCTTTGCTGGACATGAGACTGGAAGATTCTCCAGGG CTGCTGACACTCAAGCTCTGATGGGGAATGACCAGCTCTATCAG cCCCTTCGAGAGCGCAATGATGCTCAGTACAGCCGTCTTGGTGATAAGTGGGCTCGGAACAAATGA